From the genome of Mycobacterium dioxanotrophicus, one region includes:
- a CDS encoding resuscitation-promoting factor yields the protein MDALNKLHESRSPLLRGVVGAVLVTLTAAGGFAVSAHKTVTLNVDGTAMTVTTMKSRVIDVVKENGFDVGDRDDLYPAANQPVQDAGNIVLHRSRPLEVSLDGQTSQQVWTTASTVDEALAQLQMTDTAPAAASRGTRVPLGGMALPVVSAKTVQIDDGGAVSTVHLAAANVAGLLDAAGAPLQQNDTVVPAASSPVTEGMHVQVTRMRIEKVTERMPLQPDNKRIEDTSMNMSRQVVEDPGAPGTQDVTFAVAKVNGVETGRLPVANVVITPARDGVLRVGAKPGTEVPPVANGSTWDALASCEAGGNWAINTGNGFYGGVQFDQNTWERQGGLRYAARADLATREEQIAIATVTQARQGWGAWPVCSGRIGAR from the coding sequence ATGGATGCTCTGAACAAACTTCATGAATCGCGCTCGCCGTTGCTCCGAGGTGTCGTCGGCGCCGTACTGGTCACGCTGACAGCGGCCGGCGGGTTCGCTGTCTCGGCGCACAAGACGGTGACGCTCAACGTCGACGGTACGGCGATGACAGTGACGACCATGAAGTCCAGAGTGATCGACGTCGTCAAGGAGAACGGTTTCGACGTCGGCGACCGCGACGACCTCTACCCGGCCGCCAACCAGCCGGTGCAGGATGCCGGCAACATCGTGCTGCACCGCAGCCGCCCGCTGGAGGTCTCTCTCGACGGCCAGACCAGCCAGCAGGTGTGGACCACGGCCTCGACCGTCGACGAGGCGCTGGCCCAGCTGCAGATGACCGATACCGCGCCCGCCGCGGCGTCCCGTGGCACGCGTGTTCCGCTGGGCGGCATGGCGCTTCCCGTCGTGAGCGCCAAGACAGTCCAGATCGACGACGGTGGCGCGGTGTCGACTGTGCATCTGGCGGCCGCGAACGTGGCGGGCCTGCTGGACGCCGCAGGCGCCCCGCTGCAGCAGAACGACACCGTCGTCCCTGCCGCGTCGTCGCCCGTGACCGAGGGCATGCACGTCCAGGTGACCCGCATGCGCATCGAGAAGGTCACCGAGCGGATGCCGTTGCAGCCGGACAACAAGCGCATCGAAGACACCTCCATGAACATGAGCCGTCAGGTCGTCGAGGACCCGGGCGCCCCGGGCACTCAGGACGTGACTTTCGCGGTGGCGAAGGTGAACGGAGTGGAAACTGGCAGGCTGCCAGTAGCCAATGTCGTTATCACACCGGCTCGTGACGGCGTCCTCCGCGTCGGCGCCAAGCCGGGAACGGAAGTTCCACCCGTTGCGAACGGAAGTACCTGGGACGCTCTGGCCTCCTGCGAAGCCGGAGGTAACTGGGCGATAAACACAGGTAACGGTTTTTACGGCGGCGTGCAATTCGATCAAAACACTTGGGAGCGGCAGGGCGGTTTGCGGTATGCTGCGAGAGCCGATTTGGCGACCAGGGAAGAGCAGATTGCGATTGCTACGGTGACGCAGGCACGGCAAGGATGGGGAGCTTGGCCAGTGTGTAGCGGGAGGATTGGGGCGCGCTGA
- the rsmA gene encoding 16S rRNA (adenine(1518)-N(6)/adenine(1519)-N(6))-dimethyltransferase RsmA: protein MTIRLLGRTEIRRLAKEIDFRPRKSFGQNFVHDANTVRRIVSASGIHRTDHVLEVGPGLGSLTLALLDRGAQVTAVEIDPLLARQLPATIADHSHSEINRLSVLNRDILTLMPGDLTDQPTALVANLPYNVAVPALLHLLAEFPTIRTVMVMVQAEVAERLAAEPGGKDYGVPSAKVRFYGNVRRHGMVSPTVFWPIPRVYSGLVRIDRYETSPWPTDEAFRDEVFNLIDIGFAQRRKTSRNAFADWAGSGNESAERLLAASIDPSRRGETLAIADFVRLLQRSNEAALEAGKQQEQVRVT from the coding sequence CTGACTATTCGACTGCTCGGGCGGACCGAGATAAGACGCCTGGCCAAAGAGATCGACTTTCGGCCACGCAAATCATTCGGACAGAACTTCGTGCACGACGCGAACACTGTCCGCCGTATCGTGTCGGCTTCAGGGATCCATCGCACCGATCACGTGCTGGAGGTCGGTCCCGGCCTCGGCTCGTTGACGCTGGCCCTGCTGGACCGTGGTGCGCAGGTCACCGCAGTGGAGATCGATCCGCTGTTGGCGCGACAATTGCCCGCCACCATCGCCGATCACTCGCACAGTGAGATCAACCGGCTCTCTGTGCTCAACCGCGACATCCTGACCCTCATGCCGGGTGATCTCACCGATCAGCCGACCGCACTGGTCGCGAACCTGCCGTACAACGTGGCGGTGCCCGCACTGCTGCATCTGTTGGCCGAGTTCCCGACCATCCGGACCGTGATGGTCATGGTGCAGGCCGAGGTGGCCGAACGCTTGGCCGCCGAGCCCGGTGGCAAGGACTACGGCGTGCCCAGCGCCAAGGTGCGGTTCTACGGCAACGTACGCCGGCACGGCATGGTGTCACCGACGGTGTTCTGGCCCATCCCGCGGGTGTACTCGGGCCTCGTACGCATCGACCGGTACGAGACCTCACCGTGGCCCACCGACGAGGCGTTCCGTGACGAGGTCTTCAACCTCATCGACATCGGGTTCGCGCAGCGTCGCAAGACGTCGCGTAACGCGTTCGCGGACTGGGCGGGTTCGGGCAACGAGTCGGCGGAGCGGCTGCTGGCCGCGAGCATCGATCCGTCCCGGCGCGGTGAGACTCTCGCCATCGCCGACTTCGTGCGGCTGCTGCAGCGCTCGAACGAGGCCGCGCTCGAGGCTGGGAAACAACAGGAACAGGTGCGCGTCACCTAG
- a CDS encoding serine/threonine-protein kinase, with amino-acid sequence MVSPGEGSIAEYEVDEVLGRGGWAVVYRAHDPDGAVVALKILNESHRRPDQLARLQREFDFARRLTHPNIVRVYAASQVWLAMELVDGGTIGGLAMTSDRLTALTQIAATLDHAHRCGIVHCDVKPSNILVDNPFSRAVLIDFGVAHSVSEDVAIRLAHDGGRLTLDPAKRITRQFREPRAQVQASLPYSAPELLSGRAPSAATDQYSLACTAIEMLTGSPPFTANTAMGLVDHQLHSPPPRISRQVSWIPHAVDSILAKAMAKRPDMRYDSCTEFMKLITRALR; translated from the coding sequence GTGGTGTCACCCGGTGAAGGGTCCATCGCGGAATACGAGGTCGACGAGGTCCTCGGCCGCGGCGGCTGGGCCGTGGTGTATCGCGCTCACGATCCCGATGGCGCCGTCGTCGCACTGAAGATCCTCAATGAATCGCACCGCAGGCCCGATCAGCTGGCGCGGCTGCAGCGCGAGTTCGACTTCGCCCGCAGGCTCACGCACCCCAACATCGTCAGGGTCTACGCCGCGAGCCAGGTCTGGCTGGCCATGGAACTGGTCGACGGCGGCACCATCGGCGGGCTGGCGATGACGAGCGACCGGCTCACGGCCTTGACTCAGATCGCGGCCACGCTCGACCACGCGCACCGGTGCGGGATCGTGCACTGCGATGTCAAACCATCGAATATCCTTGTGGACAACCCTTTTTCGCGAGCAGTGCTGATCGATTTCGGGGTGGCACACTCGGTTTCGGAAGACGTGGCCATCCGGCTGGCCCACGACGGCGGACGCCTCACGCTCGACCCCGCCAAGCGCATCACGCGCCAGTTCCGAGAGCCGCGCGCCCAGGTGCAGGCCTCGTTGCCGTACTCGGCGCCCGAACTGCTCAGCGGGAGAGCACCTTCGGCAGCCACCGACCAATATTCGTTGGCGTGCACGGCCATCGAGATGCTGACCGGATCGCCGCCCTTCACCGCAAACACCGCGATGGGATTGGTCGATCACCAGTTACATTCCCCGCCGCCGCGGATCTCCCGCCAAGTCTCGTGGATACCACACGCGGTCGACTCCATTCTGGCCAAGGCGATGGCGAAAAGACCTGATATGCGCTATGACTCGTGCACAGAGTTCATGAAACTGATCACCAGGGCACTGCGGTAA
- a CDS encoding 4-(cytidine 5'-diphospho)-2-C-methyl-D-erythritol kinase encodes MSASDGSTASEWVPTGSVTVRVPGKVNLYLAVDDLREDGYHELTTVFHAVSLTDEVTVRNADMLSVTMSGEGVEALPTDERNLAWRAAVLLADHVGRAPDVAIAIDKSIPVAGGMAGGSADAAGVLVAMNTLWELGVPRRDLHALAARLGSDVPFALHGGTALGSGRGEELATVLARNTFHWVLAFAHRGLSTPKVFGELDRLRADASRDEPPRAEEPEPVLAALASGDAAELASLLGNDLQPAALSLYPELRRTLRAGVEAGALAGIVSGSGPTCAFLCASATAAVDVGAQLAGAGVCRTVRVTSGPVHGARVVPAPSASV; translated from the coding sequence GTGTCCGCATCCGACGGCAGTACCGCATCCGAATGGGTCCCCACCGGGTCGGTCACCGTGCGTGTGCCCGGCAAGGTCAATCTGTACCTCGCGGTCGACGACCTGCGTGAGGACGGCTATCACGAGCTGACCACGGTCTTTCATGCGGTATCGCTGACCGACGAAGTCACCGTGCGCAACGCCGACATGCTGTCGGTGACCATGTCGGGTGAAGGTGTCGAGGCGCTGCCCACCGACGAGCGCAACCTGGCCTGGCGGGCCGCCGTACTGCTGGCCGACCACGTCGGCCGCGCGCCCGACGTCGCCATCGCGATCGACAAGTCCATCCCGGTGGCCGGTGGCATGGCGGGCGGCAGTGCCGACGCGGCAGGTGTGCTGGTGGCGATGAACACGCTGTGGGAGCTCGGGGTGCCGCGGCGTGATCTGCATGCGCTCGCCGCCCGGCTGGGCAGCGACGTGCCCTTCGCGTTGCACGGCGGGACGGCGCTGGGCAGTGGGCGCGGTGAGGAACTGGCCACGGTGCTGGCCCGCAACACCTTCCACTGGGTGCTGGCATTCGCCCATCGCGGCTTGTCCACGCCGAAGGTGTTCGGAGAACTGGACCGGCTGCGTGCCGACGCCAGCCGCGACGAGCCGCCCCGGGCCGAGGAACCCGAACCCGTGCTGGCGGCACTGGCCTCGGGGGACGCGGCGGAACTGGCGTCGCTGCTGGGCAACGATCTGCAGCCGGCGGCGTTGAGCCTGTACCCGGAGCTCCGGCGCACCTTGCGGGCCGGCGTCGAGGCGGGGGCGCTGGCCGGCATCGTCTCGGGTTCCGGGCCGACCTGCGCGTTCCTGTGCGCGTCTGCGACCGCCGCGGTCGATGTGGGCGCGCAATTGGCGGGTGCAGGGGTGTGCCGTACGGTGCGGGTGACCAGTGGCCCGGTCCATGGGGCGCGGGTGGTGCCTGCGCCGTCGGCGTCGGTGTGA
- a CDS encoding amino acid permease, translating into MSSAPSTTDHDPSGLAREDEGYHKGLKPRQLQMIAIGGAIGTGLFMGAGGRLHTAGPGLFIVYGVCGLFVFFILRALGELVLHRPSSGSFVSYAREFLGEKAAYVAGWMYFFNWACTSIVDVTAIALYMHYWGAFKAIPQWTIALIALVIVLTVNMISVKVFGEMEFWAALIKVVALVTFLVVGIVFLAGRFRVEGQNTGFSVIADNGGLLPNGVLQLVIVTSGVIFAYAAVELVGTAAGETEHPAKVMPRAINSVVVRIAVFYVGSLILLALLLPYTAYQQGTSPFVTFFSKIGVPAAGDIMNFVVLTAALSSLNAGLYSTGRILRSMAMNGSAPQFTAKMTRRGVPFAGIALTGVFTVLGVFLNMVVPSEAFNIALDLSALGIIASWATIVICQIQLYRWSKRGLLARPAFRLFGTPYTSYATLAFLAVVTGLMCYENYWNLVALVVIVPALIVGWYLVRGRVMQLAAERIGVTGNYPVVAETPLMDEFLDENRRADP; encoded by the coding sequence ATGTCATCCGCGCCATCCACCACCGACCACGACCCGTCTGGACTCGCTCGCGAGGACGAGGGGTATCACAAAGGGCTCAAACCGCGACAGCTTCAGATGATCGCCATAGGCGGAGCCATCGGTACCGGCCTCTTCATGGGCGCGGGCGGACGGCTCCATACCGCCGGACCTGGGTTGTTCATCGTCTACGGCGTGTGCGGGCTGTTCGTGTTCTTCATCCTGCGGGCGCTGGGTGAGCTTGTGCTGCACCGGCCTTCGTCAGGATCATTCGTGTCTTATGCCCGCGAGTTCCTCGGCGAGAAGGCCGCGTACGTGGCGGGTTGGATGTACTTCTTCAACTGGGCCTGCACCTCGATCGTCGATGTCACCGCGATCGCGCTCTACATGCACTACTGGGGCGCGTTCAAGGCCATCCCGCAGTGGACCATCGCGCTGATCGCGCTGGTGATCGTGCTGACCGTGAACATGATCTCGGTCAAAGTGTTTGGGGAGATGGAGTTTTGGGCCGCGCTGATCAAGGTCGTGGCACTGGTGACCTTTCTGGTGGTCGGCATCGTGTTCCTGGCGGGGCGGTTCAGGGTGGAAGGACAGAACACCGGGTTCTCGGTCATCGCCGACAACGGCGGCTTGCTGCCCAACGGTGTACTGCAACTCGTGATCGTCACCTCCGGCGTGATATTCGCCTACGCTGCAGTGGAATTGGTCGGCACAGCCGCCGGTGAGACGGAGCACCCCGCAAAGGTCATGCCGCGCGCGATCAACTCGGTGGTGGTCCGCATCGCCGTGTTCTACGTCGGCTCACTCATCTTGCTCGCACTGCTGCTGCCCTACACCGCCTATCAGCAGGGCACCAGCCCGTTCGTCACGTTCTTCTCCAAGATCGGTGTGCCCGCAGCCGGCGACATCATGAACTTCGTGGTGCTCACCGCCGCGCTGTCGAGCCTGAACGCCGGCCTCTACTCCACCGGACGCATCCTGCGGTCGATGGCGATGAACGGCAGTGCCCCGCAGTTCACCGCGAAGATGACCAGGCGCGGCGTCCCGTTCGCCGGTATCGCGCTGACGGGTGTGTTCACCGTGCTCGGCGTCTTCCTCAACATGGTGGTGCCCTCGGAAGCATTCAACATAGCGCTGGACCTGTCGGCGCTCGGCATCATCGCCTCGTGGGCCACCATCGTGATCTGTCAGATCCAGCTGTACCGCTGGTCCAAACGCGGGCTGTTGGCGAGGCCTGCGTTCCGGCTGTTCGGTACGCCCTACACGAGCTACGCCACCCTGGCCTTCCTGGCGGTGGTCACCGGCCTGATGTGCTACGAGAATTATTGGAACCTGGTCGCCCTGGTGGTGATCGTCCCGGCCCTTATCGTCGGCTGGTATCTGGTGCGCGGCAGGGTCATGCAATTGGCCGCCGAGCGCATCGGTGTCACCGGCAACTACCCCGTCGTCGCCGAGACCCCGCTCATGGACGAATTCCTGGACGAGAACCGCAGAGCAGATCCGTAG
- the metG gene encoding methionine--tRNA ligase: MSKPPYYITTAIAYPNGAPHIGHAYEYIATDAIARFKRLDGFDVRYLTGTDVHGQKMAETAAAEGISAAELANRNSDVFQRLQETLNISFDRFIRTSDADHYEASKEIWRRMNEAGDIYLGAYSGWYSIRDERFFAEDETTEGPDGTRTAIETGTPVTWTEEQTYFFRLSAYTDRLLAHYQAHPEFIGPDVRRNEIVSFVSGGLKDLSISRTTFDWGVPVPDHPDHVMYVWVDALTNYLTGVGFPDVTSETFGKYWPADLHMIGKDIIRFHSVYWPAFLMSAGIALPERVFAHGFINVKGEKMSKSVGNVVDPIALVDAFGLDQVRYFFLREVSFGQDGSYSEEAIIGRINADLANELGNLAQRSLSMVNKNLDGVVPDPGEFTDDDTALLAAADALLDRVRAHFAEPAMHLALEAIWSVLGAANRYFSAQEPWVLRKSADPGDQQRFRTVLYTTLETVRIAALLSQPVMPDSMGKMLDLLGQPADERTFAAISTRLKPGVTLPAPAAVFPRYQMD; this comes from the coding sequence ATGAGCAAGCCGCCGTACTACATCACCACCGCGATCGCCTACCCCAATGGCGCGCCTCACATCGGGCACGCGTATGAGTACATCGCCACAGATGCGATCGCTCGATTCAAGCGCCTCGACGGGTTCGACGTGCGCTACCTGACCGGTACCGACGTGCACGGGCAGAAGATGGCCGAGACCGCCGCAGCCGAGGGTATCTCGGCCGCTGAGCTGGCCAACCGCAACTCCGATGTGTTCCAGCGGCTGCAGGAGACGCTCAACATCTCCTTCGACCGGTTCATCCGCACCTCCGACGCCGACCACTATGAGGCCTCCAAGGAGATCTGGCGGCGCATGAACGAGGCCGGAGACATCTACCTCGGCGCCTACTCCGGCTGGTACTCGATACGCGACGAACGCTTCTTCGCCGAAGACGAGACCACCGAGGGGCCCGACGGCACCCGCACCGCCATCGAGACGGGCACACCGGTCACCTGGACCGAGGAACAGACCTACTTCTTCCGGCTGTCGGCCTACACCGATCGTCTGCTCGCGCACTACCAGGCGCACCCCGAGTTCATCGGGCCCGACGTGCGGCGCAACGAGATCGTCAGCTTCGTCTCCGGCGGGCTGAAGGATCTGTCGATTTCGCGGACCACGTTCGACTGGGGCGTTCCAGTGCCGGACCATCCCGACCACGTCATGTACGTCTGGGTGGACGCGCTGACCAACTACCTGACAGGCGTGGGATTTCCGGACGTGACGTCGGAGACCTTCGGCAAGTACTGGCCCGCCGATCTGCACATGATCGGCAAGGACATCATCCGATTCCACAGCGTGTACTGGCCGGCATTCCTGATGTCGGCCGGAATCGCGCTCCCCGAACGGGTTTTCGCGCACGGGTTCATCAACGTCAAGGGCGAGAAGATGAGCAAGTCGGTCGGAAACGTCGTCGACCCCATTGCGCTGGTCGACGCGTTCGGGCTCGACCAGGTGCGCTACTTCTTCCTGCGCGAGGTGTCCTTCGGCCAGGACGGCAGCTACAGCGAAGAGGCCATCATCGGCCGCATCAACGCCGACCTGGCCAACGAACTGGGCAACCTGGCGCAACGTTCGCTGTCGATGGTCAACAAGAACCTCGACGGCGTGGTGCCCGATCCCGGTGAGTTCACCGATGACGACACCGCCCTGCTGGCCGCGGCCGACGCGCTGCTGGACCGGGTGCGGGCGCACTTCGCCGAGCCCGCCATGCACCTTGCGCTGGAAGCGATCTGGTCGGTGCTCGGCGCGGCCAACCGATATTTCTCGGCACAGGAGCCGTGGGTGTTGCGAAAGTCTGCCGATCCAGGCGACCAGCAGCGCTTCCGCACAGTGCTCTACACCACGCTGGAAACGGTGCGCATCGCCGCGCTTCTGAGCCAGCCGGTGATGCCGGATTCGATGGGCAAGATGCTCGACCTGCTGGGGCAACCGGCCGACGAGCGAACCTTCGCTGCCATCAGCACTCGGCTCAAGCCGGGTGTCACGCTGCCCGCGCCCGCGGCAGTGTTCCCGCGATACCAGATGGACTGA
- a CDS encoding TatD family hydrolase, which translates to MSSKRSGREKPPAPEPLAPLVDAHTHLDSCGAETADDVHAIVDRAAAVGVQKVVTIADDLASAHWVAGAAVADDRVYGAVALHPTRANALTDEAKADLERLASHPRVVAVGETGIDLYWPGKVDGCATPAEQREGFAWHIDLAKRTGKPLMIHNRDADAEVLDVLAAEGAPETVIFHCFSSGPEMARTCIDAGWILSLSGTVSFKNAVDLQEAARLIPRGQMLVETDAPFLTPHPYRGAPNEPYCLPYTVRALAKLLDRPEQDLAAETATTATRVYGLDESCRI; encoded by the coding sequence GTGAGTTCCAAACGCTCAGGCAGGGAGAAGCCGCCCGCGCCGGAACCTCTGGCGCCCCTCGTCGATGCCCATACCCACCTTGACTCGTGCGGTGCCGAGACCGCGGACGACGTGCACGCCATTGTCGACCGTGCGGCCGCCGTCGGCGTGCAGAAGGTGGTCACCATCGCCGATGACCTCGCCTCGGCGCACTGGGTGGCCGGTGCCGCGGTAGCCGACGACCGGGTGTACGGGGCGGTCGCGCTGCATCCCACGCGTGCCAATGCGCTGACCGACGAGGCAAAAGCGGATCTGGAGCGGCTGGCGTCCCATCCGCGCGTGGTCGCCGTGGGCGAGACGGGGATAGATCTGTACTGGCCCGGCAAGGTGGACGGCTGCGCCACGCCCGCAGAGCAGCGGGAGGGCTTCGCCTGGCACATCGACCTGGCGAAACGGACCGGCAAGCCGCTGATGATCCACAACCGCGACGCCGACGCCGAGGTTCTCGACGTGCTGGCCGCCGAGGGTGCGCCCGAAACTGTGATCTTCCACTGTTTTTCGTCGGGTCCCGAGATGGCGCGCACATGCATCGACGCGGGCTGGATTTTGAGTCTGTCCGGCACGGTCAGCTTCAAAAACGCTGTTGACCTGCAGGAAGCTGCTCGGCTGATCCCGCGGGGGCAGATGCTGGTCGAGACCGACGCGCCATTCCTGACTCCGCATCCCTATCGCGGCGCGCCGAACGAGCCCTATTGCCTGCCATACACTGTCCGGGCATTGGCAAAGCTGCTTGACCGGCCCGAGCAGGACTTGGCGGCCGAGACGGCAACCACTGCGACCCGGGTGTACGGGCTGGACGAGAGTTGCCGTATATAG